The genomic stretch GCAGTGCTGCTCGATCGCTATTACCGCAGTCGTGAACGGAAGAGATGGGGTGGTGGGCCATGATGGGACTGGTTCAGGTCATCGCCGCGTGGACATTGCCTGTGATCATTGCCTTTATTCCGACCTATGCCTATTTCTTTCGCAAAATTCCTGTTTATGAAACGTTTATCGACGGTGCCAAAGGCGGCCTTCCGACGGTGATCAAGCTGATGCCGCATCTGGTCGGCATGCTCGTCGCCGTCAGCGTGTTTCGTGAATCGGGCGCGCTCGATCTGCTGATCTCTGCGCTCAACCCGCTTTTGGTACCGCTTGGGGTACCGCCCGAATTTCTACCGATGGCGCTGTTGCGCTCGATTTCAGGGTCCGGTTCGATGGCGATCATGACCGACATTTTTCAGGCGCACGGCCCCGACTCGTTTCTGGGAAAGCTGGCCTCGACGATGCAAGGCGCTTCAGACACCACACTGTATGTGCTGACCGTCTATTTTGGCTCGGTCGGCATCCGCAATGCCCGTTATGCCGTCAAAGTCGGACTGCTGGCCGACCTCGCTTCTGTCATCGCCTCGCTTGCCGTTGTGCATCTCATTTTTCATTAAATGTCTTCAAAAAAGTTGATCACTTTGGCCAGCCTCCCGTGCATATGATGCTGTTACTACAACGCTATCGTTTCACGACGAATCCAAAAGGGGCGGGGTGTCAGGTTTGGGAGAATTTGCAGGAATTGTATTGCACGATTCTGCCTGTCCCGCACGGACTCGGGGAGGGTTTGATTTTTATATCTGCAGGGATGGCACGGTGGTGACGTCACAGGATTTTCTTGATGACGACCATGTACATGTTTGTGTGGAAGGGGATTTTTCGGCCCCGCTTGAAAACTCCGAGCTGGTGCGGGAGCAGATCTTTGTGCTGGTCAAACTGGTGATTCGGCTAGCCTCTGCGTTCAAATTTGATCCGGAGAAAATGATGGCCCACGGAGATTTGTGCCCTGGCGTTGAATTTCCCTGGCATGAACTAAAAATAAGAATCGACCGTCCCCCGCACTGACCCGTTGCGGGGGATTTGATTTTAACGGGGAGGTTGATTAGAATGAGTGAGCATAGGAAACGCGTGGGAGAGTGACAAAATCATGGAACAGATGGAACGGCTGCAAAAAGTGCTGGCCCAAGCGGGAGTGGCATCCCGACGCAAGTGTGAAGAGATCATCACAGCAGGTCAGGTACAAGTGAATGGCGTCGTCGTCACGGAGCTTGGCACCAAAGTGAATCCGCACCAAGACCGCATCGAAGTAAACGGCGTGCCAATCACGTCCGAAGAAAAAGTATACATCATGCTCAACAAGCCGATCGGCGTCGTATCGACCGCTTCTGACCCGCAAGGCCGCAAGACGGTCGTCGATGTGGTCGGCGCCGATCAGCGCGTGTACCCGGTCGGCCGCCTCGATCTCGACACGTCAGGATTGCTTTTGATGACCAACGACGGGGAACTGGCCAACGGGATGATGCACCCCCGGCATGAGATCGATAAAACGTACCGCGCTTGGGTGCGCGGCAACGTGAACAGCGAAGCGGCCAAACAGTTGGCCAGCGGAGTAGAGTTGGAAGACGGACCGACCGCCCCGGCCAAAGTGAAGATCGTCCAGGTCGGAAATGGCGAAACGCAGATTGAGATCACCATTCACGAGGGGCGTAACCGGCAAGTCCGTCGGATGTGTGAAGCGATCGGTCATCCAGTCAAATCGCTACACCGCGTTCAGGTTGCTTTTTTGAAACTTGGCCGTCTGCGTTATGGAGAGATGCGTTCGCTGACTCCGGCAGAAGTGGACAGGTTGTATGCGGTCACTGGAATCAAACGGTAAGAACGGGGCATTCTATGGGCAGAGAATCTGCTCCTTAGGAGGCTCCTCATGGAAACATTGGCTCGAAATGCGACCTATTTGTTGCTCGTAACAGCGCTTGCGGCGACAGTTGTCGGATGCAATCGGCTGGCCGATCCGACTCCGCTGCCTGCGCGCGAGACGCAAGATACCCGCGCAGACAAAGGCATGCAATCGTACGGCGGGTACCGCTCGCCGACGGAAGACCGCATGATCTCCACAGATCATAGTGCTTCGGCGATGAACGCACACAGCCGCAAACCTTTTTCCGCACGCGGGATGGCCTATGAACTGGAAGCGTTGGAATCGATCCGAGAGGCCGCGGTGATCATCACAGGCACCAAGGCATATGTCGGCATCCAAGCTGCAGACGGCCATCTCCCGCCCGAACTACCGCAGACGATCGTCAGCAAAATTCGTCAGATGCACACATTGGTCGATCAGGTTCACCTCACCGAAGACGCGCAAGCTTTTGATGTGCTCAAAGGCTATTCCCAAGCGCTGGAACAAGGGCAGCCATTGAGCCGTTATGAAAGCCAATTTCGCAATGTGGTGCAAAGCGGTTCATGGATGACAGGTTCCTGAAGATGGTAGCCGAAAAAGAAGCCTTTCCACTCGGGACAGGCTTCTTTATTCATAAAGTTGTCACGATCTATTTCACAGCATTTCGAGACGTTCCTGTATAATAAGCGTTGGGTGAGTGTGCAGATTCAAGTCTCTATCTGGTATTGAGGTGTTAGCATAATGTCCAGTCAATCGAACCGAACAAAAGTTATTACCATCGTGGTCCTGTTCATCGCGGCGCTCGGGATCTTGGCTGCTGTGGTCAACTTTAATCAAAATGACGGCGCGGTCTCTTTAGAGATGGGCCATACTGCGCCAGACTTTACGCTTGAGACGCTGGATGGCAAAGAAGTCTCGCTGTCCGACTATCGGGGCAAAGTGGTCATGATCAACGTATGGGCTTCGTGGTGCGAACCATGCCGCAATGAGATGCCTGCCATCGAAAAAGCATATGAGACCTATCAAGACCAAGGGCTGGTCGTTCTCGGTGTCAATCTGAAAGAAAAGCGAGTTCCGATCCAAGGATTTGCGGATACTTACGACTTGACCTTTCCGATTTTGTTAGATGTAGAGGGTCATGTGGGCATGGATCTGTACAAGGTAAAGCCGATCCCCACCACATTTTTTGTAGACCGTGACGGCGTATTGCGTCACCGCGCGGAACTGCCGATGTCCTTTTCCTACATTGAAAGCATCGCGAAACCGCTCCTTGAAGCTAGGAGATGAAACTGGTGCAAGCTGAGACAAAGAAGCAGAAGAAGCAAAAGAGCCTCTTTGATTACGTCTGGGACTTCTTCGCTTCCGTCAAAGTCGCGATCATCATCATCGTCGCGCTCGCTTTGACGGCGATCCTCGGGACGATCTACCCGCAGGAAAATGCGATTCCAAGCCCCAACCCGCAGTATTACTACATGGACACCTATGGAAAAATGGGTGATCTCTACTATCGCTTAGGCTTATCCGATATGTACAACTCCTGGTGGTTCTTAACGCTTGTGCTGATGCTTGCGATCTCGCTGATCATCTGCTCGATCGAGCGCGTGGTACCCCTGTACAAATCATTGAAAAACCAGCCGATTGCCCGCAAGGTGATCGCGATACGCTCCGACCGCTTGTACGCTGTGAAGGAAGCGGCTGGGGAGGCGGACATCGACACGCTGGCCGCCGCTCTCAAAAAGAAACGTTATAAAGTCAGCCGTGAAGCGGGAGCCCTGCTCGCCGAAAAAGGCCGCCTCCCACGATTTGGTGCCTATATCATCCACATCGGACTTTTGATCATCATCGCAGGCGTCTTCGTTCGTCTGATTCCGGGTGCGTATTTCTCGGATATGGTCTGGTTGAAACAGGGAGAGCGCCAGTACATCGAAGAGGTCGGTTTCAGCCTGCAAAACAACGGTTTTGACTTGGAGTTTTACGATTCTGATCAGACGCGAGTGAAAAAATATGAGACGGATGTCGCGGTCTACGTTGGCGATGAAGAGAAAGTGAAAAAGCATCTGATCGTCAATGAGCCGCTCAAATTTAATCACACGCTGATTTATCAAAACTCGTATGATCCCAATCCGATGTTCAAACGGGGGGCTGTCGAACTGTTTGAAAAGGCGTCGGGCAAGTCGCTCGGCACGTTCGAGATCAACTTTGATGATCCGCAGCAGGAGTACAAAGTCGGGGAGTACACGCTGACGATGATCAACTACTACCCGGATATCAAAGTCGATCCGGAAAAGGGTGGCGTGTTCACCAACTCGCGTGACGCGTATAACCCGGGGTTGCAGTTGAAGATCGCCAAACCAGGTGGAGAAGCGCAAACGCAGTGGATGATGCCTTTGGCACCGTTTGTTGAGGAGATGCTCGGCAAGGATTACCAGTATAAATTGCAACTGGTGCAAGTCGAACTGTTCAACATGACCGGTCTGCGCTTGCAAAAAGACCTAGGAATTCCGGTTGTCTATTCCGGTTGTGCGGTCGTCTTGTGGGGTCTCGTACTCTGTTTCTACTTCCAACATCGCCGGATTTGGGCTAGACTTGAAGACGGAGTGTTGCACATCGGTGCCAACACCAGCAAAAACTGGTTGGGCATGAACAAGGAGTTCAACAAGGCGACGGCTGGAATTGGCATTGAGCCTGTCGTTGTCAAGTCGAAGTCCAAAGCGAAACCAATCCAAACAGCAACATCACAATCTGATGCGAATCAAGGGAAGGAGGGAACTGAGCAATGATGACAGCTTCGAGCATTCTCTTTGGCTCGACCCTTGTTGCTTACTTTTTATCGGCGATCCTTTATGTAGTCGGCGTAACAGGAAGTAAGATGAAGGGCAGCGCAGGGAAAGCGAACGTATGGACGAAATGGGGTTACATCGCCGCGATTGCAGGGGTGTTGTTCCAGCTTACTGCGATGATCACCCGCGGTGTTGCGGCCGGCTTCACGCCCGTTTCCAATATGTTTGAGTATATGAGTTTTTGGGCCTTTACGATCATGTTGGCCTTTGTCGTTATCAACTTTTTCTATAAAGTTCCGGGGCTAGGCGCTTTTGTCGTGCCGGTCGGCCTCACGATTCTCGCCTACGCGTCGGTGTTTCCACGCGAAGTCAAGCCGCTGATTCCGGCTTTGCAGTCATACTGGCTCAGCATCCATGTGACCACAGCTGCACTTGGTGAAGGGATTTTGACGATTTCCTTTGCAGCCGGGCTGATGTACTTGCTCGTCGTCACCGACGTGAGCAAGAAGTCGCTCTCTGCTAAGTTTTTAGAGTTTGTCGTCTACCTGTTTCTTGCCATGGTTTCGTTTATCGCGGTATCGCTCAGCTTCCGGATCGGCGGTTACGAATTGATCGCCCAGGTGGCAGATTCGGCGTTTTTGTACAAAATGCCGCCGTTTGTCGGACCGTCTGGAACGGAACTTGGCTCTTTGACCACGTTCCTCGGCATTGCTTTGCCGCTGTTTAATGCACCATCGTGGATGGAAGGTGCGAACGCTTCCGTCCAGTTCAATACCATCATCTGGACGATTGCAGGCTCTCTGGTGCTTTACGGCCTGTTGCGTCTGATCGCAAGAAAGCCGCTCGTCATCACGATCTCCCGCTGGGTGCGCGGACTTGATGCAGACATGCTTGACGAAATGTCCTACCGCGCTGTGGCGATCGGCTATCCGGTGTTCACGCTCGGCGCTTTGGTCTTCGCGATGATCTGGGCCCAAGAAGCGTGGGGTACGTACTGGAGTTGGGACCCGAAAGAGACATGGGCCTTGATCACCTGGTTGTACTACACCGCCTATCTCCATCTGCGCTTGCGCCAAGGTTGGGATGGCGCTCGTACCGCATGGATGGCGGTCGCGGGCTTCGTGGTCATCCTGTTCCTGCTCGTCGGGGTCAACTTGCTGATCCAAGGCCTGCACGCCTATGCATAAGTAAACAGAACAACAGGACAAGTCACCGAGAAACTTTTGGTGGCTTGTCGTTCTATAAGGGAGAGTGAATGAGATGGAGCAAATGAAGAACCCCAAGATTTTGGTGGTCGATGATGAGGAGCGCATCCGTCGTCTGGTGCGCATGTACTTAGAGCGCAACGCATTTGAAGTCGAAGAGGCGGAAGATGGTCAGGAGGCGTTGGACAAGGCGCTGGAAAACCAATACTCCCTGATCGTGCTCGACTTGATGCTTCCGGGCATGGACGGTCGTGATGTCTGTGCCGCTTTGCGCCAGCAGAACAACGAGACTCCGATCATCATGCTGACCGCAGCAGGTGATGAGATGAGTCGCATCCACGGGTTTGAACTGGGGGCGGATGACTATGTGGTCAAACCGTTCTCGCCGCGCGAACTGGTGATGCGCGTCAAATCCTTGCTCAAACGCGCCATGCAAGCGACCGACAAAGAAGCGCCGGCATCTGTCTCTTCCGTTTTGACATTCAAAAGCTTGACGATCAACTTGGATTCGCGTCGCGTGCTCTGCGATGGGGAAGAAGTGTCTTTGACTCCAAAAGAATACGAACTGCTCTGTTACTTAGCACAGCGTCCGGAGAAAGTGTTCTCGCGTGAAGAACTGCTGCGCGATGTCTGGAACTACCAGTTCTACGGGGATCAGCGCACCGTCGATACGCATATCAAGCGCTTGCGTGAAAAACTGGGCAAGGCGTCGGAGCAGGCGGCCACGATGATCGTCACCGTCTGGGGTGTCGGATATAAATTTGAGGTGGCCGAGTGATTCGCAACAGCGTTACAGGTAAGCTTTGGCTGACGATTATCGGACTCTTTACCGTCGTATTGCTGTTGCTCTCGATCTTCTTAGAACAATTGTTTGACTCTTACTTTTTCCAGACGGAACAAGATCGCTTGCAGATCCGCACACATCATATGGCCGATGTGATCGTCAACTACTCACAGGATGTGGCAATGGTAGTCTTGCAGGAGTTGGCCTTGGAGGAGAGCGCGCTGGTCAGGTTGGTGCAACCGCCAGATAGCGATTATCTGATCGCTAAGCTCTCAATCAAGCAACTTGAGCAATTGCGCACGGGAAACACGGTGATCGAACGCGGTTATTCACCGACCTGGGACCCGGACGCAAGCCAGAAAGATCTTAGCTTCTGGGTGCTTCAGCCGCTGATCAATCGTGGTCAGATCGGCGGTCTACTCTATGTCGTGCAGCCGATCTCAGCCTCGACCGCGATGGAGAAAGTGCAGGATCTGTTGTTCTTCTCGGCTGGGATTGCCATCGTGCTCGCGACCGGGCTCGCGTTTGTCGTTTCGCGCAACTTGTCCATTCCGATCGTACAGATGAACAAGATTGCAGAGCGCATGATGCAGGGAGATTTTAGCGGGAAAGTACAAGTCCTCACCGGAGACGAGGTGGGTCGGCTCGGACTGACGGTGAACACGCTCGCCCACAAGCTTGAAGAGAACATCGACGATCTGGAGCGAGAAAAAGAACAGCTCGCCTCGATCATCACGTCGATGAGTGATGGAGTGATTTCAGCCGATCTCAACGGTGCGATCACATTGGCCAACCCCCCGGCCCGCCGCTACATCCGCGCACAGCAGATGGCCGAAATCGGTCATCCCTCCGATAAGCAATTGCCAAAAGATTTGTACGCCTGTGAGCAACAGGTGATGCAGAGCGGTCAAACGCTTATCGATGAGCTGAACTGGCAAGGCCGGGTGTTGATCGTCACGATGGCGCCGCTCTATGAAAAAGATGGAGATTCGCTACGGGGTGTCGTCGCTGTCTTGCGCGACGTGACCGACGAGCGGGCGCTCGACAAGATGCGCCGCGACTTTATCGCCAACGTCTCCCATGAGTTGCGCACCCCGCTTGCCATGATGCAAGGTTACTCGGAAGCGTTGCTCGATGAATTTGGCGACGATCCTGAGCAGCGCGAGGAGTTGACGAACATCATCCTTGATGAAACGCACCGCATGCGTCGCCTCGTCAACGACCTGCTCGATCTGGCACAGTTGGAGTCAGGCCAGTTCCAGATGCACGAAGTTCAGGTCGATATGGGGGTCTTGATCCGTCGCGTGGGGCGCAAATTCTCTACGGTCGCCCATGAACGCAATGTCACGTTGCACGTCAACGTGCTTCAGAACTCCGACCCGGCGACCGTGCTGGGGGACGCCGACCGTTTGGAACAGGTGTTCACCAACTTGCTCGACAATGCGTTCCGCCACACTCCAAAAGGCGGAATGATCACGCTGTCTTTGGCCCGAGAGGATTCATTCTTGCGCATCGGCGTACAGGATACGGGCGAGGGGATTCCGCCTGATGACCTGCCCTATATCTGGGATCGTTTCTACAAAGTGGACAAAGCCAGAACGCGGAGCAAAGGCGGCACTGGCATTGGCCTCGCCATCACCTATAACATTGTGAAAAGCCATCATGGCGACATCGTCGTGGACAGTGTGATCGGGCAAGGAACTGCCTTTAATGTGCTCTTGCCACGCGATACAGGCGGTAACGTATAAAAAAGTGGTGTTCCTGCAAAGGAACACCACTTTTTTACATTTCCGGGATCAGGCGAGAGACGATGTCAGCAATTTCATTTGAGATCGCGGTCATCGGTTTTCCGTGTTGTATGTCGCGGATCAAAGTGCGTGCCCGCGTGACGGTGTCGAGGTCGGCCGATACCAGGGCACGATAGCCGTCGCCGTTACGTTCTACCGCTTCTTTGGCCGAAAATTTGATCGAGTCGATCTGTGACCCGGTGATGCTGGGATGCAGATCGAGACCAACCAATGCCATTTTGCCGGCGATCAATACGGAGGCATGCTCTACGCCAGGAATTCGGGTCATGATATTCGCTAACGAGTCAGCCTGCTGTTCTGCGCTTTCTTGACCTTGGTTGCCGGCCACTTGGACCTGTGGGGCGCGCACCGTGTAGTTCGGTTTGTTCGTTTCGCTCACTTGCTTGGGGTTAGGTTTGCGTTCGGCAGGCGTTGTTTTGATCTCCACTTGGTCGCCTTGTTGCTGTGGCTGCGGTTGTTGTTTAGCAGGGGCAGCTCCTTGGTTGCCGCAGCCGACGAGCGCTAGTGCGGTTAGAATCATGAGCCAACCTTTGCTTCGAGTGTAAACGTTCATGTTAAACTCCCTCCTTACAGGGTAGTCTTCCCATTGGAGAATCAGGCTTTTCCTTGAAAATTATAGGGGGAGTGGGGAATACTGTTAGGGCAAACAGCTGGCAAAGGAGAACAGGGACGACATGACATGGGTGTATTATGGCAAATTATTCGACAGTAAATTTCAAGCGGGGTGTCTGGCGGCGCGATTTCGTGAAGACTGGTGGTCGAACGAATACAAGAGCCCAGAACATGTAGGAATTTACAGAACGAGCAAGGGCCGATACGGCGTGAAATACATTAAGTAAATATTGTTTTCACGTGAAACAATTCAAAATATTATACAATATTGTTGAATTATGTCGGATGAACTTGCGATGAATCGACCGAATGCGAGGAGAGAGTCTGATGTTTCAAAACCCCACCGATCAGCAACTTGTTGATCTGCTCCAAAACAGCAAAACGATCGCCGTGGTCGGCTTGTCGGGCGACCCCGAGAAAGCCAGCTATCAAGTGGCCGCTTATGAACAGTCGCAAGGTTATGAAGTAGTGCCGATCAACCCGACAGTCGAATCTGTGTTGGGTCGAAAAGCTCAGCACATCTTGACCGAAGTCGAAGGGCCGATCGATATTGTCAACGTTTTTCGCCGCAGCGGTGAAGTGGCAACCATCGTCGATCAGGCGATCGAAATTGGTGCGAAGGCGGTCTGGACACAGCTTGATATCGTCGATGAAACAGCGGCGAAAAAAGCGCAGGATGCTGGACTGGTCGTCGTGATGGACAAGTGTTTAAAAGTCGAGCATCGTAGACTGCTCGGCAAAGAAAACAACGATTCGAAGTAAGAATGGGTAAATCGCTCTGGACAAAACGGAAGCCTTCAGTAAAATTGAAAGGTGGAGGTGTGACCTATGAAGCGATTTGCATTCATTCTTTGTTGTATCGGCGTTATTGGCGTGATGTTTCTGGGCGCATACCAAAAACCGGTCAAAGTGGATATTTCGACCGTAGCCGCTATCGCCCACTAGTCCTGTTCATAGGAGGCGCTTATGGCTAACGAGCAAAACGATCAGCAAGACAAGGAACAGGAAGCGCAGCCTGCATTCCCAACCATCCCTATGGCGATGGAACATCGGCTTTCGATGAAGTGGCTGACCATGGAGGCACTCTCAAAGCTGATCAAACGCTTTGGAATCGATGGCACCATGCCGCGCGTGGTGTTGCTCACCGCGTTTGGCAAGCTGGAAGGTACGCTTTGTGAGATCAAGCCAACCTATGCGGAAAGCTATTCGGAAGAAGAAACTGGGGAACTGCGACCGGACGTGGCCTCGATGGTGACCCATGTCAGAAGTGATCTGCTCGCTTTGATGGAGCAGGAGGAGCAAGGACTCCAACTGGTCGATACCGCGCCGATACTTTCTCTGCGCGATGTGGCACTCTACAATCACGGGCAGAAGCAACATCTGCCGCAATTGACCTTGTTTGCCGATCAGGTGATCGGATTTAGTTTGACCGAGTTGCCCCGTCTGCACTAGTGCAAACAAACTTGTCAGTCGAGGGTACGAATGGTATCATGAAAAGCGTGTAATCCCCTAGGGGTGCTTCCATCATAGCGGAGGCTGAGAGAAGGCACTTTTTCCTTCAACCCTTGGAACCTGACTCGACTGGGTAATGCCAGCGTAGGGAAGCGGGATGGCCGACACGCATATGTACACGTGTGATGGAGCCGTCTCTGTTTTTTCGGAGGCGGCTTTTTTATTTTTTGAGCAAGGTGGAGGTGTTGGCGATGGATTCAAGATTGTATGTGGTCACCGGTCACCAGTTTCTAAAAGGTCGTTCCTTGGAAAGCGTGATCCGCGCTGCGATTCATGGCGGTGCCGACTGTATTCAGCTGCGAGAAAAAGAGTACACAGGGCGCCAACTGCTCGAAGCAGGTCTATTGCTACGCCGCATTACAAAAGAGATGGGTGCTACGTTGATCGTCAATGATCGCATCGATGTAGCTCGCGCGGTAGACGCTGACGGTGTGCATCTGGGACAGAGTGATCTGCCGATTCAAGTGGCTCGCGAGATGTTGGCAGTTGGCAAGATTGTTGGGATTTCCACGCACAATGTGGCAGAAGCGGTGGCAGCGGAACGTTCAGGCGCCGACTACATCGGATTTGGTCCGATCAAACAGACGGCGACCAAACAGGACACCGAGCCTGTGGTCGGCGCAGCTGGATTGCAAGAGGTGCGCAGGCATGTGTCGCTTCCGATCGTCGCGATCGGCGGGATCAAGGCGGAAGATGTTGCCGAGATCATCCGAAATGGAGCCAACGGCGTGGCGGTAGTGTCGGCGGTGATCGGCAGC from Tumebacillus algifaecis encodes the following:
- a CDS encoding spore maturation protein gives rise to the protein MMGLVQVIAAWTLPVIIAFIPTYAYFFRKIPVYETFIDGAKGGLPTVIKLMPHLVGMLVAVSVFRESGALDLLISALNPLLVPLGVPPEFLPMALLRSISGSGSMAIMTDIFQAHGPDSFLGKLASTMQGASDTTLYVLTVYFGSVGIRNARYAVKVGLLADLASVIASLAVVHLIFH
- a CDS encoding pseudouridine synthase gives rise to the protein MERLQKVLAQAGVASRRKCEEIITAGQVQVNGVVVTELGTKVNPHQDRIEVNGVPITSEEKVYIMLNKPIGVVSTASDPQGRKTVVDVVGADQRVYPVGRLDLDTSGLLLMTNDGELANGMMHPRHEIDKTYRAWVRGNVNSEAAKQLASGVELEDGPTAPAKVKIVQVGNGETQIEITIHEGRNRQVRRMCEAIGHPVKSLHRVQVAFLKLGRLRYGEMRSLTPAEVDRLYAVTGIKR
- a CDS encoding YhcN/YlaJ family sporulation lipoprotein, with translation METLARNATYLLLVTALAATVVGCNRLADPTPLPARETQDTRADKGMQSYGGYRSPTEDRMISTDHSASAMNAHSRKPFSARGMAYELEALESIREAAVIITGTKAYVGIQAADGHLPPELPQTIVSKIRQMHTLVDQVHLTEDAQAFDVLKGYSQALEQGQPLSRYESQFRNVVQSGSWMTGS
- a CDS encoding redoxin domain-containing protein; the protein is MSSQSNRTKVITIVVLFIAALGILAAVVNFNQNDGAVSLEMGHTAPDFTLETLDGKEVSLSDYRGKVVMINVWASWCEPCRNEMPAIEKAYETYQDQGLVVLGVNLKEKRVPIQGFADTYDLTFPILLDVEGHVGMDLYKVKPIPTTFFVDRDGVLRHRAELPMSFSYIESIAKPLLEARR
- the resB gene encoding cytochrome c biogenesis protein ResB; the encoded protein is MQAETKKQKKQKSLFDYVWDFFASVKVAIIIIVALALTAILGTIYPQENAIPSPNPQYYYMDTYGKMGDLYYRLGLSDMYNSWWFLTLVLMLAISLIICSIERVVPLYKSLKNQPIARKVIAIRSDRLYAVKEAAGEADIDTLAAALKKKRYKVSREAGALLAEKGRLPRFGAYIIHIGLLIIIAGVFVRLIPGAYFSDMVWLKQGERQYIEEVGFSLQNNGFDLEFYDSDQTRVKKYETDVAVYVGDEEKVKKHLIVNEPLKFNHTLIYQNSYDPNPMFKRGAVELFEKASGKSLGTFEINFDDPQQEYKVGEYTLTMINYYPDIKVDPEKGGVFTNSRDAYNPGLQLKIAKPGGEAQTQWMMPLAPFVEEMLGKDYQYKLQLVQVELFNMTGLRLQKDLGIPVVYSGCAVVLWGLVLCFYFQHRRIWARLEDGVLHIGANTSKNWLGMNKEFNKATAGIGIEPVVVKSKSKAKPIQTATSQSDANQGKEGTEQ
- the ccsB gene encoding c-type cytochrome biogenesis protein CcsB; amino-acid sequence: MMTASSILFGSTLVAYFLSAILYVVGVTGSKMKGSAGKANVWTKWGYIAAIAGVLFQLTAMITRGVAAGFTPVSNMFEYMSFWAFTIMLAFVVINFFYKVPGLGAFVVPVGLTILAYASVFPREVKPLIPALQSYWLSIHVTTAALGEGILTISFAAGLMYLLVVTDVSKKSLSAKFLEFVVYLFLAMVSFIAVSLSFRIGGYELIAQVADSAFLYKMPPFVGPSGTELGSLTTFLGIALPLFNAPSWMEGANASVQFNTIIWTIAGSLVLYGLLRLIARKPLVITISRWVRGLDADMLDEMSYRAVAIGYPVFTLGALVFAMIWAQEAWGTYWSWDPKETWALITWLYYTAYLHLRLRQGWDGARTAWMAVAGFVVILFLLVGVNLLIQGLHAYA
- a CDS encoding response regulator transcription factor, with the protein product MKNPKILVVDDEERIRRLVRMYLERNAFEVEEAEDGQEALDKALENQYSLIVLDLMLPGMDGRDVCAALRQQNNETPIIMLTAAGDEMSRIHGFELGADDYVVKPFSPRELVMRVKSLLKRAMQATDKEAPASVSSVLTFKSLTINLDSRRVLCDGEEVSLTPKEYELLCYLAQRPEKVFSREELLRDVWNYQFYGDQRTVDTHIKRLREKLGKASEQAATMIVTVWGVGYKFEVAE
- a CDS encoding ATP-binding protein; its protein translation is MIRNSVTGKLWLTIIGLFTVVLLLLSIFLEQLFDSYFFQTEQDRLQIRTHHMADVIVNYSQDVAMVVLQELALEESALVRLVQPPDSDYLIAKLSIKQLEQLRTGNTVIERGYSPTWDPDASQKDLSFWVLQPLINRGQIGGLLYVVQPISASTAMEKVQDLLFFSAGIAIVLATGLAFVVSRNLSIPIVQMNKIAERMMQGDFSGKVQVLTGDEVGRLGLTVNTLAHKLEENIDDLEREKEQLASIITSMSDGVISADLNGAITLANPPARRYIRAQQMAEIGHPSDKQLPKDLYACEQQVMQSGQTLIDELNWQGRVLIVTMAPLYEKDGDSLRGVVAVLRDVTDERALDKMRRDFIANVSHELRTPLAMMQGYSEALLDEFGDDPEQREELTNIILDETHRMRRLVNDLLDLAQLESGQFQMHEVQVDMGVLIRRVGRKFSTVAHERNVTLHVNVLQNSDPATVLGDADRLEQVFTNLLDNAFRHTPKGGMITLSLAREDSFLRIGVQDTGEGIPPDDLPYIWDRFYKVDKARTRSKGGTGIGLAITYNIVKSHHGDIVVDSVIGQGTAFNVLLPRDTGGNV
- a CDS encoding YhcN/YlaJ family sporulation lipoprotein, with the protein product MNVYTRSKGWLMILTALALVGCGNQGAAPAKQQPQPQQQGDQVEIKTTPAERKPNPKQVSETNKPNYTVRAPQVQVAGNQGQESAEQQADSLANIMTRIPGVEHASVLIAGKMALVGLDLHPSITGSQIDSIKFSAKEAVERNGDGYRALVSADLDTVTRARTLIRDIQHGKPMTAISNEIADIVSRLIPEM
- a CDS encoding CoA-binding protein, translated to MFQNPTDQQLVDLLQNSKTIAVVGLSGDPEKASYQVAAYEQSQGYEVVPINPTVESVLGRKAQHILTEVEGPIDIVNVFRRSGEVATIVDQAIEIGAKAVWTQLDIVDETAAKKAQDAGLVVVMDKCLKVEHRRLLGKENNDSK
- the thiE gene encoding thiamine phosphate synthase, whose amino-acid sequence is MDSRLYVVTGHQFLKGRSLESVIRAAIHGGADCIQLREKEYTGRQLLEAGLLLRRITKEMGATLIVNDRIDVARAVDADGVHLGQSDLPIQVAREMLAVGKIVGISTHNVAEAVAAERSGADYIGFGPIKQTATKQDTEPVVGAAGLQEVRRHVSLPIVAIGGIKAEDVAEIIRNGANGVAVVSAVIGSDDVQAAAQNIRQIVDLERGARG